In one Thermodesulfobium acidiphilum genomic region, the following are encoded:
- a CDS encoding glycosyltransferase family 4 protein — translation MKVLLVAHEKDAGGVSHHVVKLSSELINFGHEVKIVWHTPNAINDISLPLHSKDPVSLFLSSFGLLRLLKDFSPDVVHVHSRMPFLAVLPWAKALKIPVVYTAHGNYSPHRLSKLISLANVVISLCLTHQIYVTKELGVDAEKIRIVGNGVDTERFKPKNVEKAKDDIVIGLVGRLVSAKGFSFFLKVFSYLPIQTKLVIVGDGELRETLEEEAINLNISSRVVFMGKRDDMESIYPTFDIFCLPSIKEVYPLVLLEAMSSGLACVASDVGCISEIGKNSIIVLPKSDLNLWVKSLLRLIEDKEGRQSLSKRALERSKTFSWKNVAKRVEEIYLEVIKNEK, via the coding sequence ATGAAGGTATTGCTTGTTGCTCACGAGAAGGATGCTGGAGGAGTTTCTCATCATGTTGTTAAACTTTCCAGTGAGCTTATAAATTTTGGACATGAGGTGAAAATTGTTTGGCATACTCCAAATGCAATTAATGATATAAGTTTGCCATTACATAGCAAAGATCCTGTTTCGCTGTTTCTTTCCTCTTTTGGATTATTAAGACTTCTTAAAGATTTTTCTCCTGACGTTGTTCATGTGCACTCAAGGATGCCATTTTTAGCTGTTTTGCCATGGGCTAAAGCTCTCAAAATTCCTGTAGTGTATACAGCACATGGAAACTATAGCCCTCACAGATTGTCAAAGCTAATTTCATTGGCTAATGTAGTTATATCGCTTTGTCTTACCCATCAAATTTATGTTACCAAGGAACTGGGCGTAGATGCAGAGAAAATAAGAATAGTTGGAAATGGAGTTGATACAGAAAGATTTAAGCCAAAAAATGTTGAAAAGGCAAAGGATGATATTGTAATAGGTTTAGTAGGAAGATTGGTTAGCGCAAAAGGTTTTTCATTTTTTCTTAAAGTTTTTAGCTATTTGCCTATTCAAACAAAACTTGTGATAGTAGGAGATGGAGAACTAAGGGAGACATTAGAGGAAGAAGCAATAAATCTTAACATATCATCCAGAGTGGTCTTTATGGGGAAAAGAGACGATATGGAAAGTATTTATCCAACTTTTGATATATTTTGTCTACCTTCTATTAAAGAGGTATATCCATTAGTTCTTTTAGAAGCAATGAGTTCAGGTCTTGCATGTGTTGCTTCAGATGTTGGATGTATTTCTGAAATAGGGAAAAATTCAATTATTGTCTTACCAAAATCTGATCTAAATTTGTGGGTAAAGTCCCTTTTGAGATTGATAGAGGATAAGGAAGGCAGACAAAGTTTATCAAAAAGGGCACTTGAAAGAAGTAAGACCTTTAGCTGGAAAAATGTAGCAAAAAGAGTTGAGGAAATTTATTTAGAAGTTATTAAAAATGAAAAATGA
- the aroC gene encoding chorismate synthase, translating to MSFQFESAGESHGKGLTILIKGIPAGLTIDLNKINKRLKERMLGYGRGKRMSIESDQVEVVAGLRGSKTLGSPLVFWIKNNDYKNWSEYMDPITGYGKEVLSARPGHADFVGALKYNFDDMRNVLERASARETASRVAAGAVAEILLETFGVKIGSFVTGIGEHTFPLPDDLLDGYKRSRESIFFTPYPEEDEKIKLYVDEVKLKGDTLGGSVLAFALNVVPGIGSYTSYNERLSAIIAFHISSIPATKAVEIGLGAQSSRMLGSNFHDEFTTEQKPSSKNLYGGLNQYLPKGIFRRSNFAGGIEGGISNGEPIIVKSFMKPIPSTAKPLNGLNIRSMKIEEASYQRSDVLAIAAYSVIVSMQLSIALADCYLKKFGSDNINETLDNFARYKEYLFKRFST from the coding sequence TTGAGTTTTCAGTTTGAAAGCGCTGGAGAATCGCACGGAAAAGGTTTAACAATACTTATAAAGGGAATTCCAGCAGGTCTAACTATAGATCTAAACAAAATAAACAAAAGGTTGAAAGAGCGTATGTTAGGATATGGTAGGGGCAAAAGAATGAGTATAGAAAGCGATCAAGTAGAAGTTGTTGCAGGTTTGAGAGGCTCTAAGACCCTGGGTTCTCCCCTGGTTTTTTGGATTAAAAATAATGATTATAAAAATTGGTCTGAATACATGGATCCTATTACAGGTTATGGTAAGGAAGTCTTGAGTGCAAGACCTGGGCATGCAGATTTTGTTGGAGCCTTAAAGTATAATTTTGACGACATGAGAAATGTTTTGGAACGGGCTTCTGCTAGAGAAACTGCTTCAAGGGTGGCTGCGGGGGCTGTTGCAGAAATATTACTCGAAACCTTTGGTGTTAAAATTGGTTCATTTGTAACAGGCATTGGTGAGCATACCTTTCCTCTTCCCGACGATCTCTTAGATGGTTATAAAAGATCGCGTGAATCTATCTTCTTTACTCCATATCCTGAAGAGGATGAAAAAATAAAATTATACGTAGATGAAGTAAAGCTCAAAGGCGATACTTTGGGGGGAAGTGTATTAGCTTTCGCGTTGAACGTAGTACCAGGTATTGGAAGCTATACATCATATAACGAAAGGTTGTCCGCTATTATAGCCTTTCACATCTCTTCCATACCTGCAACAAAGGCTGTAGAAATAGGTTTAGGTGCACAATCTTCAAGGATGTTGGGATCTAACTTTCATGATGAGTTTACCACAGAGCAAAAACCCTCTTCTAAAAATCTTTATGGAGGTCTAAACCAATATTTGCCCAAGGGAATATTTAGAAGATCGAATTTTGCTGGTGGAATTGAAGGGGGGATTTCTAATGGTGAACCAATAATAGTAAAATCATTTATGAAACCCATACCGTCTACTGCAAAACCTTTAAATGGCTTAAATATTAGATCAATGAAAATTGAAGAAGCATCTTATCAAAGATCAGATGTATTGGCTATTGCTGCCTATTCAGTAATAGTTTCAATGCAACTTTCTATAGCCCTTGCTGATTGTTATCTCAAAAAATTCGGTAGCGATAATATAAATGAAACTTTAGATAATTTTGCTAGATATAAAGAATATCTTTTTAAGAGGTTTTCAACTTGA
- a CDS encoding shikimate kinase, with protein sequence MKKNIVLSGFMGTGKSTVGKALAQRLGWGFVDTDEQIELLSGMKISKIFSEFGEDVFRRFETLIVFNVSKLSNYVVSVGGGTLVNPFNREILSKNALIITFMAQPEVIYSRICSNRDRPLLDLGREDLILERIRDLLEKRMKYYFMSDFLLDTSFKEICELVDEIIDQIYNLVF encoded by the coding sequence TTGAAAAAAAATATAGTTTTATCTGGTTTTATGGGTACAGGAAAATCGACTGTAGGAAAAGCTCTTGCCCAAAGATTGGGATGGGGTTTTGTCGATACTGATGAACAAATAGAATTGTTATCTGGCATGAAGATATCAAAAATATTTTCTGAGTTTGGCGAAGACGTATTTAGGAGATTTGAAACCCTAATAGTTTTTAACGTTTCTAAGCTATCAAACTACGTTGTATCGGTAGGGGGAGGAACTCTGGTAAATCCTTTCAATAGGGAAATTTTAAGCAAAAATGCTCTTATAATCACTTTTATGGCTCAACCTGAAGTGATTTATTCAAGAATTTGTTCAAATAGAGACAGGCCACTTTTAGATTTGGGCAGAGAAGATCTTATACTAGAGCGAATAAGAGATTTGCTTGAAAAAAGGATGAAATACTATTTTATGTCAGATTTTCTTTTGGATACCTCTTTTAAAGAAATATGTGAACTTGTTGACGAGATAATAGATCAAATTTATAACCTTGTTTTTTAA
- a CDS encoding glycosyltransferase family 9 protein: MKNDLKSSMIYEEFKSRILFIRFSSFGDIILASGVVSLLKNLYRNSEITWIMGEEFVPVFQDRVLADRVIGINRFGIKGYISMILLAKFLRKHTFDIVVDIQDNKRSAFLLKMLRYKLRTKSMPSLEERGNDHAYCHFSRILKSIGIDMMPERPHLLFNDLDEEILNENLYSLGYKGEPLVVFATSASQALKRWNVEHFKELAKIIIAKNKVSIALIGAKGEEKYGFEGENIYNLIGKLPYFSSILLIKKSKLLVTNDSSPLHMAFSVGTPAVVLYGPTRPNWSLPEGPYFAIQSPISCSPCMKKNCPKGLHCLDEILPQSVYNVILKNKERIGFEFSV; the protein is encoded by the coding sequence ATGAAAAATGATCTAAAGTCTTCAATGATTTATGAAGAGTTTAAAAGTAGGATTCTATTTATTAGATTTAGTTCCTTTGGGGATATAATTTTGGCTTCTGGTGTAGTATCTCTTTTAAAAAATTTATATAGAAATTCAGAAATTACCTGGATAATGGGAGAAGAATTTGTTCCTGTATTTCAGGATAGAGTGCTTGCAGACAGAGTTATTGGTATAAATAGATTTGGGATAAAGGGTTATATCTCTATGATCCTTTTGGCTAAATTTCTCAGAAAACATACTTTTGATATAGTTGTTGATATTCAAGACAATAAAAGGTCAGCGTTTCTTTTGAAAATGCTCAGATATAAATTAAGGACAAAATCTATGCCATCTCTTGAAGAAAGAGGTAATGATCACGCCTATTGCCATTTCTCTAGAATCTTAAAATCTATTGGGATCGATATGATGCCAGAAAGGCCGCATTTACTTTTTAACGATTTGGATGAAGAAATATTGAACGAGAATTTATATTCTCTAGGTTACAAAGGCGAGCCTCTTGTTGTATTTGCTACTTCTGCTAGTCAAGCTCTAAAAAGATGGAACGTTGAGCATTTCAAAGAATTAGCAAAGATTATTATTGCAAAAAATAAAGTATCTATTGCTTTAATTGGTGCGAAGGGTGAAGAAAAATATGGTTTTGAAGGCGAAAATATTTATAACCTTATAGGAAAACTGCCATATTTTTCTTCAATTCTCTTAATAAAGAAATCAAAGCTTCTTGTAACAAATGATTCGTCTCCTTTACACATGGCGTTTAGCGTTGGCACTCCAGCAGTAGTGCTATATGGTCCAACAAGGCCGAATTGGTCTCTCCCTGAAGGTCCATATTTTGCTATCCAGAGCCCTATAAGTTGTAGCCCATGCATGAAAAAAAACTGTCCTAAGGGTTTGCACTGTTTAGATGAAATACTGCCACAAAGTGTGTATAATGTAATATTAAAAAACAAGGAGAGAATAGGATTTGAGTTTTCAGTTTGA
- the aroE gene encoding shikimate dehydrogenase, with amino-acid sequence MKRISGLIGKDISYSLSPAMHNRALEKLGIDAVYLLFDLEKENLFDFLKVMIDVGALGFNVTIPYKETIMDLIDWVDNDAIGARALNTIVLVDNKWCGYNTDIYGIKESFENINYDLKNKVVGIFGSGGVAKAAIYFFLKEGASVWVMGRSPEKIKDLSKLYGVDTLIWSEDLPYFDVLVNATPLGKNSIGMPPFPKNFDISGKVFFDMVYVPEYTPFLTEARKFGAFVISGIDMLLYQGVKAFELIFKVSPPIEDMKDELLKRVRSK; translated from the coding sequence ATGAAAAGAATTAGCGGTCTAATAGGAAAAGATATTTCTTACTCGCTATCCCCTGCAATGCACAATAGAGCATTAGAAAAATTAGGCATTGATGCGGTATATTTATTGTTCGATCTTGAGAAGGAAAATTTGTTCGATTTTTTAAAAGTGATGATTGATGTGGGGGCTTTAGGATTTAACGTAACTATTCCATATAAAGAAACAATCATGGATTTGATCGATTGGGTTGATAACGATGCTATTGGAGCGAGAGCGCTTAATACCATTGTTCTGGTTGACAATAAGTGGTGTGGTTATAATACTGATATTTATGGGATAAAGGAATCTTTTGAAAACATTAATTATGATTTGAAAAATAAAGTAGTAGGAATTTTTGGGAGCGGGGGGGTAGCAAAGGCTGCGATATATTTTTTCCTCAAGGAAGGTGCAAGTGTTTGGGTGATGGGTAGAAGCCCTGAAAAAATAAAAGATCTATCAAAATTATATGGAGTTGATACCTTAATTTGGAGCGAGGATTTACCATATTTTGATGTATTGGTCAATGCTACACCTTTAGGAAAGAATTCTATAGGTATGCCTCCCTTTCCCAAGAATTTTGATATCAGTGGTAAAGTTTTTTTTGATATGGTTTATGTACCTGAATATACCCCCTTTTTAACAGAGGCAAGAAAGTTTGGAGCTTTTGTAATATCTGGGATTGATATGCTTTTATATCAAGGCGTTAAGGCATTTGAATTGATCTTTAAGGTTAGTCCCCCAATTGAGGATATGAAAGATGAATTGTTGAAGAGGGTCAGATCTAAATAG
- a CDS encoding endonuclease V: MEKYELLYQEAIKLELMSVSEAKEFQNNLRKMLSFCDFNISNDIKILGLDVSYKNNLSKASAVVFSLKDKEIIQTSVSRCAVRFPYIPGFLAFREVKPLIAAMRDITVDFDVVMVDGQGIAHPRRAGLACHIGYILKKPTFGCAKSRLFGKELGELGPKKGSFVALVDKNETIGAVLRTQDNVSPVYVSVGNMINLTNAIEITLKCSFSRIPEPLKIADKLSKIMAEV; encoded by the coding sequence ATGGAAAAGTATGAACTTTTGTATCAAGAAGCTATAAAGCTTGAACTTATGTCAGTTTCTGAAGCAAAGGAATTTCAAAATAATTTAAGAAAGATGTTAAGTTTTTGTGATTTTAATATCTCTAATGATATAAAAATACTTGGTTTAGACGTTTCTTATAAAAACAATCTTTCTAAAGCAAGCGCAGTGGTTTTTAGTTTAAAGGATAAAGAAATTATTCAAACAAGCGTTTCAAGGTGTGCTGTAAGATTTCCATACATTCCGGGTTTTCTTGCTTTCAGAGAAGTGAAGCCGTTGATTGCTGCTATGAGAGATATTACAGTTGATTTTGATGTTGTAATGGTTGACGGTCAGGGAATAGCACATCCGAGAAGGGCAGGTCTTGCCTGTCACATTGGCTATATTCTAAAAAAGCCAACCTTCGGTTGTGCTAAGTCTAGGCTTTTTGGGAAAGAATTAGGTGAGCTTGGTCCCAAGAAGGGCAGCTTTGTCGCACTTGTTGACAAAAATGAAACTATAGGAGCAGTTTTGAGAACACAAGATAATGTATCTCCTGTCTATGTTTCTGTTGGAAATATGATTAATTTGACCAATGCAATAGAAATAACTCTCAAGTGTTCGTTTTCAAGAATACCCGAACCCTTAAAAATTGCAGATAAACTTTCTAAAATAATGGCTGAGGTCTAA
- the mobB gene encoding molybdopterin-guanine dinucleotide biosynthesis protein B — protein MLFEIISFVGKSNSGKTTFLEKLISEITKRGYKVGVLKHDVHGFEMDKEGKDTWRMAKAGAWSVGISHSEKMAIIQKVSKELTLEEVAKFFEGVDILFTEGYKKEGKKRIEIRRKGIEPLCKPNEIVALVTDEFTSEAVPQFPIDDPVPIADFIEEKFIKFRRVECALWVNGEEVELGSFVEKVIKEVNIALISTLHDIDPNIRSVDLKIRI, from the coding sequence ATGCTGTTTGAAATTATTAGCTTTGTAGGAAAAAGCAATTCTGGAAAAACTACCTTTCTTGAAAAATTAATTTCTGAAATCACAAAAAGAGGTTATAAGGTAGGAGTTTTAAAACACGATGTCCATGGCTTTGAAATGGACAAAGAAGGTAAAGATACGTGGAGGATGGCAAAGGCAGGGGCCTGGTCGGTTGGGATCTCTCATTCTGAAAAGATGGCAATTATTCAAAAAGTCTCAAAAGAGCTTACTCTTGAAGAAGTTGCGAAATTTTTTGAAGGAGTAGATATTTTATTTACTGAAGGATATAAAAAAGAAGGCAAAAAGAGAATTGAAATAAGAAGAAAAGGTATAGAACCTCTGTGTAAACCAAACGAAATTGTAGCACTGGTAACTGATGAATTTACTTCTGAGGCTGTGCCACAGTTTCCCATTGACGATCCTGTCCCGATTGCTGATTTTATTGAAGAAAAATTTATTAAATTTAGAAGAGTTGAATGTGCTCTTTGGGTAAATGGCGAAGAGGTAGAGTTAGGATCTTTTGTCGAGAAAGTTATAAAAGAAGTTAATATTGCTTTGATAAGCACATTGCATGACATAGATCCGAACATAAGGTCTGTTGATTTGAAAATTAGAATATAA
- the aroB gene encoding 3-dehydroquinate synthase has translation MVKTLNFSSADVNVYFKSLDEALDEILEDGYSKVLAVTHYILLEIYDLKNTFKRRNIDIVVLPEGEKTKSLSKFIELSKIFFEHSLDRYSHVIVLGGGVLGDLCGFLCSVYMRGISFSLVPTTLLSMVDSSIGGKNGIDLDFGKNLLGSFYHPKNIVIDLNFLKSLPEREISSGMAEIIKYAILDDSFILDEIKKERPDIGRLVELSIDIKSRYVKEDEREKTGKRALLNLGHTLGHAIEARTLYSRFTHGEAISIGSCFAAFFSYCLGYANIELYKEIKSLFCKYNLPTSYPTDLDVDSIEQYVLKDKKNISSKIRFVIMKDFSDVFIYTTDFPQIKNCLLKWIEYEKN, from the coding sequence ATGGTAAAAACTTTAAATTTTAGCTCAGCTGATGTGAACGTATATTTCAAATCTCTTGATGAGGCTCTGGATGAGATATTGGAAGATGGATATTCAAAAGTTTTAGCCGTTACACACTATATATTGTTGGAGATCTACGATTTAAAAAACACCTTTAAAAGAAGAAATATTGATATAGTTGTGCTTCCGGAGGGTGAAAAAACAAAATCTTTGTCGAAATTCATAGAGCTTTCAAAAATATTTTTTGAACACTCATTAGATAGATATTCTCATGTTATTGTTCTGGGTGGAGGAGTTTTGGGAGATCTGTGTGGTTTTTTGTGTTCTGTTTACATGAGAGGGATATCGTTTTCTCTTGTTCCTACCACTCTTTTGTCAATGGTGGACAGTTCAATTGGCGGAAAAAACGGCATTGATTTAGATTTTGGGAAAAATCTTTTAGGCAGTTTTTATCATCCGAAAAATATAGTTATAGACTTAAATTTTTTGAAATCACTGCCAGAAAGAGAAATTTCATCAGGGATGGCAGAAATTATTAAGTATGCAATACTTGATGACTCCTTTATACTTGATGAAATTAAAAAAGAGAGACCTGATATAGGAAGGTTGGTTGAGCTTTCAATTGATATAAAGTCTAGATATGTAAAAGAAGATGAAAGAGAGAAAACTGGGAAAAGGGCATTATTGAATCTTGGCCACACTCTTGGGCATGCCATAGAAGCTAGAACTTTGTACTCCAGATTTACTCACGGAGAAGCTATATCAATTGGTAGTTGTTTTGCTGCATTTTTCTCTTATTGTCTTGGATATGCCAATATAGAACTCTATAAAGAGATTAAATCTTTGTTCTGTAAGTATAATTTGCCTACTTCATATCCGACTGATTTAGATGTTGACTCAATTGAACAATATGTTTTAAAAGATAAAAAAAATATCTCTTCAAAGATAAGATTTGTTATTATGAAAGACTTTTCTGATGTTTTTATATATACCACTGATTTTCCACAAATAAAGAATTGTCTTTTGAAGTGGATTGAATATGAAAAGAATTAG
- a CDS encoding PAS domain-containing protein, which yields MKNVIALFDIDNINISEVSTLLLDNVNDGIYAVDIDFKIIFFNKAAEHITGVTKEEAISKRCYDVFRSNMCLNNCPIKEALEKGSCTKRHGYIIDSSGNKVFISVSNVLIKNLSNEIVSVAQVFRDQSEIMALREEILKVEENFCFTSKNLQMQKNFSLLKTALPNINKIYIIGEKGTGKSNLVKWILKNKNIKNFSEFSLKTIKELNLERIFSDFDAIHIKDLDFITKEFKIKLSNFLKNLSNINNKLIIFSSSKDYFPRDEFYFNINEFKFEIIPLRFRKEDIMFCAESFLFHFSKIYDKNISGFTQEAINALISYEFPENIEELRNIIERAVLICSEERIDVSHLPETLQKEVNIKEGIISKEKEIILSALKKNNFNRDLTAKELGLTRSTFFRKLKKLKIEVPKSKRSRKN from the coding sequence TTGAAAAACGTCATAGCCCTTTTTGATATAGATAATATAAATATTTCAGAGGTCAGCACTTTATTATTAGACAACGTAAATGATGGAATATATGCAGTCGATATAGATTTTAAAATAATCTTTTTTAACAAAGCAGCTGAACATATCACTGGAGTAACAAAGGAAGAGGCAATAAGCAAAAGGTGCTATGACGTTTTTAGATCGAATATGTGTTTAAACAACTGCCCAATAAAGGAAGCTCTTGAAAAGGGTAGCTGTACCAAAAGGCACGGTTATATAATAGATTCTTCTGGGAACAAAGTTTTTATCAGCGTTTCAAATGTTTTGATAAAAAATTTATCCAATGAAATAGTAAGTGTGGCACAAGTATTTAGAGATCAATCTGAAATAATGGCTTTAAGAGAAGAAATCCTTAAAGTCGAAGAAAATTTTTGTTTTACAAGTAAAAATTTACAAATGCAAAAGAACTTTTCTCTCCTAAAAACCGCTTTACCTAATATAAATAAAATCTATATTATTGGCGAAAAGGGAACAGGCAAAAGCAACCTTGTAAAGTGGATCTTAAAAAACAAAAATATTAAAAATTTTTCGGAATTTTCTTTAAAAACAATTAAAGAACTAAATCTGGAAAGAATTTTTTCAGATTTTGATGCAATCCATATAAAAGACTTAGACTTCATAACTAAAGAATTTAAAATAAAGTTATCAAATTTTCTTAAAAATTTAAGCAATATTAATAATAAGCTTATAATCTTTTCGTCTTCTAAAGATTATTTCCCAAGAGATGAATTTTATTTCAATATTAATGAATTCAAATTTGAAATAATACCGTTGAGATTTCGCAAAGAAGATATTATGTTTTGCGCTGAAAGCTTTCTGTTTCATTTTAGTAAAATCTACGACAAAAATATTTCAGGCTTCACTCAAGAAGCAATAAATGCTCTTATTAGTTATGAATTTCCTGAAAACATAGAAGAGCTTAGAAATATCATTGAGAGAGCAGTTCTTATTTGCTCAGAAGAAAGAATTGATGTAAGTCATTTGCCAGAAACTTTGCAAAAAGAAGTTAATATAAAAGAAGGAATAATTAGTAAAGAAAAAGAAATTATATTAAGCGCTCTCAAAAAAAATAATTTTAATAGGGACTTAACCGCAAAAGAACTCGGGCTTACAAGAAGTACTTTTTTTAGAAAACTAAAAAAATTAAAAATTGAAGTACCAAAATCCAAAAGATCCAGAAAAAATTAA
- a CDS encoding ELM1/GtrOC1 family putative glycosyltransferase, whose translation MKIIILSEGRPGHYNQAISLAKSIGLDYEIKNIPFVDFRTEIVRIFDNFISKKLARQLFIKFLDTKPEKYIGAIGAGNRVHPFLALFKKATGLPTISIFYPKFLPDIFDMVIVPYHDRAPDNPKIHRIFGAIYFKEKLKNEEINEFKAKLGSDGPWISIVIGGNSKHHRFESNKIIEGLELLFKNENLKNYKYLLSTSRRTPEDFESFLEKKNYPLDFSVYYHKDKTNPLRYFFEISDFAIITADSISMITEAINCGLFCYCIKIPEKSRSKFSNSFKMLEKQGFIKLINYEELLNITKKERIRFENANLLYEKVKNLFKSDQ comes from the coding sequence TTGAAAATTATTATTCTTTCAGAAGGCAGGCCAGGGCACTACAATCAAGCTATATCTCTTGCAAAGTCAATTGGGCTAGATTACGAAATAAAAAATATACCATTTGTTGACTTTAGAACTGAAATAGTAAGAATTTTTGATAATTTTATTAGTAAAAAACTTGCTAGACAACTATTTATAAAATTTCTAGATACTAAACCAGAAAAATATATAGGAGCTATTGGTGCGGGCAATAGAGTCCACCCATTTTTAGCGCTTTTTAAAAAGGCTACAGGTTTGCCTACAATTTCTATCTTTTATCCAAAATTTTTGCCAGATATCTTTGATATGGTAATTGTCCCTTATCATGATAGAGCGCCAGATAATCCAAAGATTCACCGCATATTTGGGGCTATTTATTTTAAAGAAAAGCTAAAAAATGAGGAAATTAATGAATTTAAAGCCAAACTTGGGTCAGATGGGCCATGGATATCGATTGTGATTGGTGGGAATAGCAAGCATCATAGATTCGAATCTAATAAGATAATTGAAGGTTTGGAGTTGCTGTTTAAAAATGAAAATCTTAAGAATTATAAATATTTGTTATCTACTTCGAGGCGAACTCCTGAGGATTTTGAAAGCTTTCTTGAAAAAAAGAATTATCCGCTGGATTTTTCTGTTTATTACCATAAAGATAAAACGAATCCTCTCAGGTATTTTTTTGAGATATCTGACTTTGCAATTATTACTGCTGATTCTATTTCTATGATAACTGAGGCTATTAATTGTGGTTTATTTTGCTATTGTATTAAAATTCCTGAAAAGAGCAGGTCAAAATTTAGCAATTCATTTAAAATGTTAGAAAAACAAGGTTTTATTAAGTTAATAAATTACGAAGAACTGCTTAATATAACAAAAAAAGAAAGAATAAGGTTCGAAAATGCCAATCTATTATATGAAAAAGTGAAGAATCTATTTAAAAGTGATCAATAG